In a single window of the Thermus amyloliquefaciens genome:
- the trmH gene encoding tRNA (guanosine(18)-2'-O)-methyltransferase TrmH has product MTEARRRRIEEVLSRRQPDLTVLLENVHKPHNLSAILRSCDAVGVLEAHAVNPTGGVPTFNETSGGSHKWVYLRVHPDVRGAIAHLKERGFQVYATALREDALDFREVDYTRPTAILLGAEKWGVSEEALALAHGTIKIPMLGMVQSLNVSVAAAVILFEAQRQRLKAGLYDRPRLDPELYRKVLEDWLRK; this is encoded by the coding sequence GTGACGGAAGCCCGTAGACGCCGCATCGAGGAGGTCCTGAGCCGGCGCCAACCCGACCTCACCGTCCTCCTGGAGAACGTGCACAAGCCCCACAACCTCTCCGCCATCCTCAGGAGCTGCGACGCGGTGGGGGTCCTCGAGGCCCACGCGGTGAACCCCACGGGAGGCGTGCCCACCTTCAACGAGACCAGCGGGGGAAGCCACAAATGGGTCTACCTGCGGGTGCACCCGGATGTCCGGGGGGCCATCGCCCACCTGAAGGAGCGGGGCTTCCAAGTCTACGCCACCGCCTTAAGGGAAGACGCCCTGGACTTCCGGGAGGTGGACTACACCAGGCCCACCGCCATCCTCCTAGGGGCGGAGAAGTGGGGGGTTTCCGAGGAGGCCCTGGCCCTAGCCCATGGGACCATAAAGATCCCCATGCTGGGCATGGTGCAAAGCCTGAACGTTTCCGTGGCGGCGGCGGTGATCCTCTTTGAGGCCCAAAGGCAGAGGCTAAAGGCGGGGCTTTACGACAGGCCCCGCCTGGACCCCGAGCTCTACCGGAAGGTGCTGGAGGACTGGCTCAGGAAGTGA